A region of the Cannabis sativa cultivar Pink pepper isolate KNU-18-1 chromosome 3, ASM2916894v1, whole genome shotgun sequence genome:
TACTCCTTCACTTGCTTCTGCTGGTTGAAAGGGACTGGGACCTCATTCAAAGGATGGGCCCGAAGGccgtaaaaaccgtccttaaatTTGTCTCCCTTCTTGGGgatggaaactagttcataaaaatacaaaatttctgcCGGACTGGGCGAGCCCCAGCTCCGGGtagcataaaaaataaacaagcctgaCAACAGGCGGTAGGCTTTGGGAATGAGTTGGTACGGCGCAAGACcaacaaatacaaggaaattaataaaatagtctTGGAGAGGGAGCATAGCCCCGGACATCAGATGTTATGGTTGGGTGTCTCCTCATCCTGAGGCAGCCGGTGATAGGTCACGGAGGTCGAAGGCTTGATGCCTGCCACCACCACGATCTTGTCCAGCTGGTGAGCGCAGGTCAAGGTAGAGTGGAGCTCAGCCGCCTCCCACCCGTTggcacgggacttgtacccttcctgggccaCATGACCCTGCatgacctcctccagggtggccagACGTGCTTCCCCTTTCTTTGAAGACTTGGAACCGGATGCGGAAGTAGACATTTTTTGGTTctgaaaaagattgaaaaaatccagcagttaggcctcaaaccaaaccctaattcaaaaagggaatgggggtcccctaaccgctggaaagaggccccctccggacacttgccaaaaaagaaaagccccAAAAGGTTTTCCTtgacaagagtcgggtgcaagAATCCCAAAGGTAGTGACATTGCAAAAAAGTAAAGAGAGAAAGGGCAAAAAGGGTAAAACCGAAAAGGTGAGGTCTACTCTAAGCCCTAAAGTGGTCATTACATGAAATGAGGATGATGCCGAAAACCTCTCTCTTAATTCCTTATAGctctcttaattattattattatattggttgccgaaaacctcggtcaacagtgtTAAACAGCAattgaaatattatttcaaGTATCACGTACACCtaattctttattattattaatattattattattattattattatatcttaatgtttttttttaaaaaaattaaaaccgtACACATTAgagttattatttttgtattattatattattattaatataatatttttttaaaaaaataaaagcaaaaAACATTAaggttttatattttattattattactataattTGAGTTTTATGgagttatttttgtattttttatagagttaaaattaaaaaagtgagaattaaggagaaaagagaaaaataattttagagtaattttacatgaattaaaaattaaaaaaaataagaaaattaaagagagaaaaaaaaaatagctttaAAGAAATTTTAGAATATTATGTTACCGCTTTATGTCTctgctttatatatataaatataaatttatatatattaattaataatttatgtatttataaacgaaatttacgattaattatatttgatttaagttttaagttttaattataatttataattaattccCAACATATTACAATTGGTAGGTAAGGGTTTTACCTGCCAATTAAAAAATCACAAATTTTTTACCAGTTCAGAATTACGCCAACAAAAGTCATTTTACTCGCCAATGGACGAATTTAGCCATCTATTAACACTAGTGTTTAAATTTATTCTGGCGCATAAACTCGCCTATATAACCCAATTTTCCAGTGCATTTGGTTATTGTGCTGGTAAAAACCATTTTAGTGACCGAGTATTGTGGGCAAGGTTTTACCGGCACATTATGCCTAGTTTTGCCGACGCAAATTGATTAAGACTTAAATTTGTACATTTTAAGTCTTTAATTGtagatataaaattaatttaattaattattttcatgttttgaattattaaattattttaaatgaaaatatttaatttataaagattttatgttatttttcagatttggTGTATAAATGATAGAattaagaggaaattacactctataccctttttatattgtcctcttttatttttaccctcttttttaaagtctatcatttttacctctttttttaaacattgtaccaattttgcccatgtcacttcaagatactctccatgtaacTCTCTTATGTCAAGGTATTTttagtacaatacatataaaaagaggtatgtttcaaataaatataaaattagaggtaaatttgattaattgattaataaaaggggtatttttcaacttagcCCTAGAATTAATAAGAAGAGGTAAAAAGTACAATTGTGAATCCAATGAATTGGCCCAAGCCATATCCTTTTCTTCATTTCAAATGGCTTACGTTGGAGATCCATTAACATGGTGATAAGTTTAAATGGGCTTAAGACAATTGGGCTTACAATCTTAATCTTCATTCATCACATGTCATCAACAAAACATATCTCATTTCAATTACCAAACGTGGCCAATCACTCTTAACAACAGCTGAAGACACGGACCCCCTCGGCAGTCCCCACTCCACCTGATGCCCATAACACCATTTCATCAACTTTCAAAGCCATTTTCTCCACTAAATAGCACACGCaaataccattttggagagCAAAGTGTGActataaataatactttttggCATTGTAAATGATATCAGATTTTAGAGTAGAGAAAATAcactttgttattttttttctctcttattattattttatttatacttattttagtgacaAAAATGAGTGTATTAAAATAGTAATATTGGTGAGGTCAGAGTGTAGCTATTGTACTTCTTACTTtaattattgatattgattcttttgtgctttatctccatatctcatttattaaattgttcttcatcttctaatttttcttccaaagttaataatatcttttatataagttcagtcatgcttttcttatgtaagttaggctattaatattttggtatatttattatattgtatgtCGTTTACTCCATTCTGCCAAtagtggtattttgtcgatttatgatatataatatgatatgctGTCAAGTTAGAGGTgagattcaatttattcaagattaattaatttgtgattttaatatatatatcttccagttgtaattaatggtgtagagtTGCAACTGCGTTttgaattaatatattattagaatagGATTTGCATAACTACATTCCTACCTTACCGAGCTCTTTATCTGATCAACTTTCTCATTTCCATTTTAATTTCGCTTCTTAATTTCTCCTATtgcatttattttatatttactaaACTAATCTTTAATTGCGATTTacctccctgtggatacgacatagcccgtttactaccgcgaccgcagtgtaactaattgggcaaCATCACAAATTTACTCCGAAAAAAGTCTTTTTTCTAGTAGTGCTTAGAGTATTACACTGATATTCTTGACAAGTTTAAGAATCCTAAATCTTTGCTACAGTGTTTACATAATGAATTTCCAACCCTTTCATGAGGGTATAATGTAGTATTTATAAGCTTGGATTTAGGTATGGACATACCTGTGACTCGCTAGAGTTTGCATGTAACATGGTATAAGCCCAAGTTCTTGTCTAacctatctttttcatatttagattgattTATCTTGATTTACGCttgaatataaaaagaacaaaatcaaagattcaacaccagaattttacaagcttcatctgcactgagaacacatctcagccgactagtgcttgggttccccgaaccagggtaaattcatccactaattctcaaaggttcatattacaatttccaattctctctaaaggaatcaaatacaaccttaacagcaattagtaatgaattaccaacaacaatcaagaacactgattgttaatgcacaatcccttgtgctgcaactgagctcttcttcaacatgtcttcaacctgaaatcccttcagatctgatgatgaagatgacactgaactcccttcagtttgaactcagcaattccagattcagatcattccgccattgatgaacaTCCTCAAGCTCCAAGATCTGACCTGCCATGAAACATACAGAAGAAACAAGACGAAAAGAAACGAACGTAATCCCCAAATCTCCGATCAGAAAAGTTCGTCAACAAAATACCCAGAAATCGTAtttatacccagctaaaccaagAAACCCGAAATAGACAGCTGTTACCATCTGAACAATTAAAACGTAAAATATCTTTGCTGACGTGGACTAACACTAACCAGTACGAACCCCAGACAAAACACTACGAGTCCCAGACGCAACTGGAATGCTACAGGACATAATTTGTCACTACAGAAAATAATAGTTCTAACACATGGCCTACTAATAtagtaaatacataaaatacacTGACTTTGGGTCCACACTGACTGGGCCCACAAACTAAGGCCCAACCTGTGAGGTTGTTATTTTCTGTATGACAAGTGACCACTTGAAGTTGACATGTGTTGTGCGTGCACCACCTGTGCATACTGCAATGTCAGAGTAGTGGTCGTAGGACAAAAGAGATGTTCCATTTTGTGGTACTTGTACTCTCAAGGTCTGACACAGGGGACAACTCCCTGATACAATGAGATTTGGTGTCAGAGGATCGCCACTTCAGCTTCAGCTTAGCTTGAGGGATGTGTCTGGGAAATCCCTTCTAAATTTATGATAGACGCTCATCCGGAGGATCCTTGTTGCTTCTTATTTTGGCGAGGTGCCCTTTCGGATGGTCTTGAGGCCCATCTTTTTGAGTGGTCTTGGCCCATTATCTTGTTAGGACTTTTGAGCATGCCTTAGTTAATTAACATTGAATTGGACTGCCACATGTCTCCCTCCCTAAAAACACAAATAACAGTGGAAATTGGTATTTGTTTATAAGTTTAGGATAAACGAAAATGGTGTGATCAATTATTACTAAAATGATTGTCATCGATCAATTACAAATTGAAGATTAAAAACAACTCATTGAGTTAATCTAAGTGAGAAACTTCAATAAATTTTTGTATTAAAAGAGTAGACTTAGAAAGAGTTAAGGTATCATAAGATTATCATATGGGAAAAGCCCGAACGCAAAGCAAAGCAATTAACCACACATACTACAATGTCATCATAACTAATAACATAAACCACACATTAAACTAATTATATTAGGGAATTAAATGGTGACTATAACTAAAGcaaatcaattattattatgaaatattagtattatgtaatattataatttagagaaagaaaatagagaagagatgagaattttctgagtgttttattccaataggtgatctcctatttatacacatacaagcgtcaaatattaagaaactaagagaaagggaaactaagaaaaaggaaatgttgattacattaatggtaataaataaaagatttggatatccacataattaataatatttataacactcccccttggatgtccataataactgcctcattaaaaacctcaccgagaaaacccagtgggacaaaactcgGTCCAAGAAAAAAGAGTGCAGTATGAAATTACTCCCCCTCATTTTGGCATTCATGGAGATCCTTTAATCGATGCATTCCAATCTTGTGAACCATCTTCTCAAAAGTTGATGTTCGTAATGACTTCGTGAATAAGTCTGCAAGATTATCGCTTGATCGAATTTGTTGAACATCGATATCACTATTTTCTTGAAGATTGTGTGTAAAGAAGAATTTTGGTGAAATATGTTTAGTTCTGTCTCCTTTAATGTACCCTCCTttaagttgagcgatgcaagcagcattatcttcatagagaattgTTGGTACTTCTTTATTAGATGTTAATCCACATGTTCCTCGAATATGTTGTGTCATTGATCTTAACCAAACACATTCTCGACTTGCCTCGTGAATTGCAAGTATCTCAGCATGATTTGAGGAAGTAGCCACCAGAGTTTGCTTTGTTGACCGCCAAGATATAGCAGTGTCACCGCAAGTGAACAAATAGCCAGTTTGAGATCTGGCTTTATGTGGATCACATAAATATCCTGCATCTGCGTAGCCAATAAGTTGTGACCCACAATTATTAGAATAGAATAATCCTTTATCAATAGTACCCTGGAGATAGCGGAGTATGTGCTTAATCCCTTTCCAATGTCTATATGTTGGAGCAGAACTAAATCTTGCTAATAAATTGACAGAGAAAGCTATATCAGGTCTTGTACAATTAGCAAGATACATCAATGCTCCTATTGCACTAAGATATGGTACTTCTGGACCAAGGAGCTCTTCATGTTCTTCTCTAGGTCGAAAAGGATCTTCTTCTACATCAAGTGACCTAACTACCATTGGGCTACTCAATGGGTGTGATTTATCCATATAAAATCGTCTCAAAATCTTTTCAGTATAAGTTGACTGATGAATGAAAATTCTACATTTTAAATGCTCAATTTGTAGACCAagacaaaattttgtttttcttaaatctttcatttcgaactcTTTCTTTAGATATTCCACAGCTTCTGAAAATTTTTCAGGagttccaataatattcaaatcatcaacatatacagcaatgataacaaactcaggacttgaactttttataaaaacacatgggcaaataggatcatttttatatccttctgttgcccctgattttgcctaatatatgtggaccaaccagacaaggacacgtggatcaagcaacttATCATCCAAACTATTTGCTCAGTCCATATGTAATAAAGCAGCATCCAGGACCATCCTCCCGGAGAAGACATAAGGAGCCCCATACGCTCCCGGAAGCCCAAGTAAtgttaaggcatctccgcgaggtgtcaggcttcccctgagcgatcaagtcgcatttaatgccgcatgggaggaagcgtgttgggactgctacacgcaataaagtctgacagcACAACCTCCgaccagcagctacaaagtaatgatcatttaagtttatcgacggctacactgtgaagagtcacatcagtcaaaagacaataaggacattccacataaaagccctacaacacctagggatttgaccgtGCATtgcccatggtatattcattgggaatgcccaactttatggatactttcagatacacttgtacaatagttatggggatcaccccaccaaaaacactataaatactccctcaaagctcattaaatggggacgagaatcttgggttgcataagagtaagaagagtaaatactcaccaagaacattctctgtattttaCTAGGGTGAAATATTCACCAAATAcattctgtattaaatacatccataaataagatagactcgtggactaaggctcattaacgccccaaccacgtaaaaatccttctctaattttctgaCAGCTCcataaacttataatattttattggttgccgaaaacctcggtcaacattttggtgctttcattgagagctgaagaaagctactgCGAACAAACACTTCACttcacaaaaatggtggagactagaagtactcgtcaacctcgcccactagaagatgctcaagatccaaatgaggaagatgtagcctcaagagcagctgagggttctgaggaagaagaaggaattcctgatgatgactacgagggaaacctcgatgagtatgcctacgacgaaggtagctactcagagttggtgcttctcaggcaaaaagctatcgatcacgaagccgagatcgaagcccaaaaagcgcaaaaccaaaaatgcaagaagtaatgctggccatgcaaaaggccatggaggcggctggcattcacgtgcatcccaaggcaatgattGCTGGGCTcggcaaggaaccagaggaatccttGCCTAGTACCCAACAACAgaagtctagggagcctagccccatatggtatcccgctgaagggaaccaaaagaaaaaccctacctctactcctgggcgaaagaaaaaggcgcaggatccgcgaaaggtccgctcagatttccccaaagggaaaggtccgcagaggggcaagctccaaaaagggagtcttggccctcaggatggagaggaccgaaaaagcgttttcgtgcaccaagagccgggaggtagaggaagaagaggacagagatgtcctcccgtcgatttgagaaatcaaatcaatgggaatcaaggtgacctccgggatcaccttgaccaaaaaagatacgggcccgcggtctccacgggtacgttgaaggaaggaattatggcggaactcgccatacttcgcaaagacattgctcgagtctcccgaagacaaaaaggggatgactccgactcggactgcgaggaccgggagccatgtgctaagcacatcctggaggcggagctccccaagaactttaagatgcccgaaatggcagcttataccggaaCTCCGACCCAAGCGACCACTTGtcgcggttcaaccgtgtcatgacggtcatgagagtcagcaatgacgcaaaatgtctgtgcttcccgcttactttaagtgggtccgcggaggaatggttcaagaagctggaaccaggatctgtgggctgttggaacaaattACAGACCAACtttcggagacaatttgtcgccgcaagaaaggtcaacctggaggtcagcgccttgactaacatcaagcaacttcccaccgagaccttgaaaaactatataaagaggttccgagaggaggcctcaaaaaccaagaaagttgatgacggacaacagcttgcgcttctccaggcaggcatccgtacagggactcccttctggaacgaattacaacaagagggggctgctagccttcaggacttccagaagagagtccaaaaatatatcaaccttgaagaagcccaaatagtggcctatggaggatactatcccaccgggatagcagggtatatGCCCGGAGTACTGCCTTCAGGTACTGCGCCGACCGCGGCTCCGCCAATaagcggcatacagttctctgccacCCCCGGgtatagtcagggccaggctTTGGCACCCGCATcgtcccattttggaaatcctTCAGGGATAAATGGGCAAActccctcgcactccgctctaaccgctagcctggcaggcccttcccagggctcgaggagtaagagatcctccaaaggcagcacccggacgggggagaagcgccagaaaagggggtacactccccagtacaCCAAGTACACAGAgctgacggactcccaagaacatgtgtactttgctactaggcaaaatacgcactaccggagaccacatcCTTTGtccaaagatagctcccggagggatccgagcaaaagatccgagtaccacaacgacattggtcatagcaccaatgaatgcaagaatctcaaggacgagattgaaaacctgatccgattgggccacctctatgagtggatcaagaataggctgcctcacctcaatccgggccaggcgacaggggttgtgccccagggaacaccggggggtgcagcaggagcattggctccagctgctcccgcgggcgaggcccagcacatccccggtctgccgcccagacccaacgggagggtagccatgatctccggaggtccccatattggAGGAACTACTTGCAAGGAGCTAAAGCGGTACGCGGGGGCcgtgaaacacaatgaggtctgggaggtcactcaactcccagctcaaaggccccggctgatggatcaacccatcatattcacggaagaagatgccaagacggtgcgcttccctcatcatgactcGTTGGTTATAGAGACCCCCATCaccaataaagtggtggctagagtcttgattgacaacggaagttccgtgaacctactcttcaaggaggccttcactgcaataggcctgacggaccgagacctctcacccagtgggtcccaactcatagggtttaatggaacgacgcttatcccaatgggaaaagtaagacttccagtcaccttgtgtccggacaccccccagagcacattcaagtactgcacttttgtggtggtggactgcccgaccgcttacaacgcgatcctcggccgaccggcttTGGTAGACTTCGGCACGGTCACATCCATCCGGCACCTGTGattaaagttccctacccaggaagctgggatcgggacggtgagaggaaaccagggggaagcaaggcaatgttacaatgttgcaacccacctgcccgtgctgatggtccgggaaaccaTCGAGCTAGAAATgactgaagaagatgagttggatccccgggtggggtccgaaaaaattgtggaaccaatggaggacgtggaggaaatatcagtgtgcgacctcgactccaccaaagtactccggctgggaaagagcctagatccagaggaaaaagaaaaaataataaaaacactgaagggcgtcatcgacatttttgcatggcgccaagaggacatgactggcataagtccccacgtcatcacccacgtcctcaacatcaatccggacatgccaccAGTCCAACAAAAGCAGCGCcctctcgactcggtgaaagccgaggctctagagaaagaggtggataagcgtctgactaacggcatgatccgcgacgtatactatccggaatggctagccaatccggtcctggtgcccaagccgaatggaacttggcgagtttgtatagatttcactgatctaaacaaagcttgtccgaaggactgcttcccgctgcccaggattgaccagatggtagatgccacttctggattcaaattactatccttcatggacgcctatgccgggtataatcaaataaagatgcatacggcggatcaagagtgcactagcttcaggaccgataaggggtatactgttacctaggcatgcccttcggactgaagaacagcggagcaacctaccaaagaatggtcaaccggatgttcaaaggcctcttgggacgaaacatggaggtatatgtagatgatatgctcgtcaagtccaaagcatgcaatagccatgcggacgacttagaggagtgttttgaggtagtccggagatacggcatgaagctcaacccaaagaaatgcacctttggggtcaaatcagggaagttcctgggcttcattgTCAGCCAGAGGGGAATTgaggcaaacccggagaaaatccaagcactcgtgagcatgccatcccccaaaaaacataaagatgtgcaaagcctaaccggaaaggttgctgccctgagccgtttcaTCTCACGGTCTACAGACAggtgcatccccttcttcaacatactggagaagtgtcaaaagtttgagTGGTCGGACGAATGCGAGGATGCATTCAAGAAGCTGAAAGAacatatggccaagcctcctatcctgtcaaaacctgttctcggagaggacctatttttatatttggctgtctccgagcacgcggtcagcgctgccctagtccgggaagaagagaaaactcagcatcccgtgtactatgttagcaagcgcatgataagAGCAGAAAAgaggtaccccatcatcgaaaaGTTGgtcttttgcctcctgatggcctcaagaaaattgaggccatacttccaagcgcatccgatcaaggtactaaccaaccacccgctccggcaagtcctccaaaaaccggaagcatccggaaggctcctcaagtgggcaatggagttaagtcagttcgacttacactacattcctcgaatctccataaaaggccaagccttggcggacttcattaccgaatgcaacgaagccgaggcaaccgcaaATGTGCCAACACCATcggtccccacatggagagtgtttgtggacggagcctccaatgaaaatggatccggagcaggagtggcaatgatatccccgaccggactacgactccaggcggccctacggttTGACTTCCCAGCTTCGAACAATAAGGCAGAATATGAAGCCTTAATAGaagggctgaaattagcaaaagccgtaggggccaaaagagtggaagtctacagtgattcccaATTGGTCGTAAATCAGATATCGAGAGAATACCAAACgcgcggcgagcgaatggccgcatatgtaacaatagtccgggagctgctccacgagttcacggactacaaaatagaaagaatcccctgggaaaagaacgctcatgcagactgtctggctaagttagcttcagatagtgaaatcgaagggttgggggtagtaccaatggaacgcttggcagagccaagtatcaaagtaaaagaggccataataacggttgggcaagaacccagctggatggtccccatcatggaatacataacaaaaggtgagtttccccaagaaagggcactgtctcgaaagattcagtatcaggctcatcgttatgtaatgatgcatcaaattctctactgaagaggactcagcatgccttatttaaggtgtgtatcggaccctgaagctaggcaaattatgctagaggttcacgaagggttctgtggagatcatacaggaggacccagtctctcaaagaaaatattgagacagggatacttctggccaacaatgaaaaaagattgcatagactacgtccaaaagtgtgattcgtgccaaaggttcgcgaacataccgagagctcctcctaatgaaattaccctgatgactagtccctggcccttcgcggtttggggaatagatcttattagGTCCCTGCCAACatgaaaaggaggagtaaagtatgcaatagtagcagtagactacttcacgaaatggacagaggctgagcccatgaagactataactgctaaaaaagcactagactttgttatcaaaaacatagtgtgtcgatatggcctgcctcataaaatagtctctgacaatggaaagcaatttgattgcgaagaatttactgacttctgcaaccaacacggagtagtgaaaagcttctccgcggtggcaagactgcaaacaaacggtcaagcagaagcggtcaataaaatcctaaaggtcaccctgaagaaaaagttgctggcctgcaaaaacaattggCCCAAAGAGTTGCCaaaagtgttatgggcctactggacgacccctagaaccatgaccggccactcgcctttttcaatggcgtacggttgtgaagcaatggtcccggtagaaacgttattctcGTCCCACaagagaacgacttacgatccagccacgaatcaggctttgcttcaagaagctctggatcaagttgaagaactctgggacgagtctcaaatacggatggcagcttatcaaaagaaggtgaccaaatattttaactccaaagttaaaaacagaaagttcgctattggggatatggtcttaagaagagtcttcccagccacccaagaacccagagtgggggtacttgggccaaattgggaaggaccatatgaaattgaggacgaaatcggttcgggcacttacaagctaaaaaggatggacggaaccattgtgccaagagcctggaatgccgattacctcaga
Encoded here:
- the LOC133036121 gene encoding secreted RxLR effector protein 161-like; amino-acid sequence: MDKSHPLSSPMVVRSLDVEEDPFRPREEHEELLGPEVPYLSAIGALMYLANCTRPDIAFSVNLLARFSSAPTYRHWKGIKHILRYLQGTIDKGLFYSNNCGSQLIGYADAGYLCDPHKARSQTGYLFTCGDTAISWRSTKQTLVATSSNHAEILAIHEASRECVWLRSMTQHIRGTCGLTSNKEVPTILYEDNAACIAQLKGGYIKGDRTKHISPKFFFTHNLQENSDIDVQQIRSSDNLADLFTKSLRTSTFEKMVHKIGMHRLKDLHECQNEGE